Within Prosthecodimorpha staleyi, the genomic segment GATCTGATCGAGCGAGGCGCCCGTGTCGAGATGGTCCTTGAGCCAGGAAAGCGTGAATTTCATGGGAGGCCCGTACTTTGTGCCGCGTCAGGAGCGCGACTTGAGCAGGAGGAGCGTGGCGAGTTCGGTGCGCAGGTTCGGATCCAGGTTCCTGACCTGGATCGTGGCCTGCAATGCCGTCATCACGAGCGAAAAGACGTCGTTGCGGGAGAGACGGAACGGGCGCGGATCGTAGTCGGCCGCGTGCCGTTCCTCTTGAAGCTGGATGAAAGCCGTACTGATCTGGTCGACTTCCTGCGAGAGTGCCCGCGTCGTAGCCCGGCGCAGTTCGTCCCGCGCCTTGGTGTGATCGAGCGCACGATAGACCCGCAGCCAGGCCTCCGAATGCCGCTTGCCGCTGCCCACCAGTTGGTCCGCGTTCGACCGGCACAGGGCGTGGAACAACGCATAGTAGGCCGAACTGACCGCGCGCCGCAGGTCCGCCTGCCGCGGAGGACCCTTCTTCAACGCGAGGTCGCGCGCCGCTTCGAGGATATGAAGCGAGTTCATTCCTCGTCCTCGTCGACGGCAAACTCCTCGCCCGGGCTTCGATATCTCAGATAGGCGACGCGATCGTCGCCGTTCTGGCGCAGGACATCGTTGATGGCGACCATCGCGTTCAGGAAGATGTCGCCTTCGAGCCGGATCGGCAGACTGTGGTGCGAGGTCACGTAGACCGCCGGGGCGCCGACGAAGTCGTGCCCGGACTCCGCCTCGATATGGTCGAAACCGAACGGACCCAGAATCTCCCGCAATTTGGGAGATGCCAGTTTGACGATGTCTGCGTCCTTCAACATGGGTTCATCCCCCAGGCGGCGGTGACGGATCAACCTACTGCGCGCTCAGGCCCCCGAACAGGGTCGGCAGGTCGAGCGGGCGGAAGCCGTAGTGGCGGATCCAGCGGGCGTCGGCGTCGAAGAAGGCGCGCAGGTCGGGCATGCCGTATTTCAGCATGGCGATGCGGTCGATGCCCATGCCCCAGGCGAAGCCCTGATACTCGTCGGGATCGATGCCGCCGAATTTCAGCACGTTCGGATGGATCATGCCGCAGCCGAGGATCTCCAGCCAGTCGTCGCCCTCGCCGAACTTGATCTCCGGCCCGGACCGGTCGCAGCGGATGTCGACCTCCATGGACGGCTCCGTGAACGGGAAGAAGCTCGGCCGGAAGCGCATCTCGACATGGTCGACCTCGAAGAAGGCCCTGCAGAATTCCTGCAGCACCCACTTCATCGTGCCGATCGTCGAGGTCTTGTCGATGACCAGCCCCTCGACCTGATGGAACATCGGCGTGTGGGTCTGGTCGCTGTCGCAGCGGTAGGTCCGGCCCGGGATGATCACGCGGATCGGCGGCTTCTCGGTCTCCATGGTGCGGATCTGCACCGGCGAGGTGTGGGTGCGCAGCAGCTTGCGCTCGCCGTTGGCGTCCGGATGGAAGAAGAAGGTGTCGTGCATCTCCCGCGCCGGATGGCCGACGGGGAAGTTCAGCGCGGTGAAGTTGTAGTAGTCGGTCTCCACGTCCGGACCCTCGGCGACGCGGAAGCCCATGTCGGCGAAGATGGCGGTGAGTTCGTCGACCACCTGGCTGATCGGGTGGATGCGGCCCTCGCCGGCCGGGTTCGGGCGCGCCGGCAGGGTCACGTCGACGGTCTCGCGGGCCAGTCGCTCGGCCAGCGCGGCGTCCTTCAAGACGACGCGGCGGGTGGCGAGCGCTTCGCTGACGCGGTCCTTGACGGCGTTGATGGCGGCGCCGGCGGCCTTGCGTTCGTCCGGCGCCAGCGCACCCAGCGTCTTCATCCGCTCGGAGATGGAGCCCTTCTTGCCGAGCGCGGCGACGCGGACGGCTTCCAGCGCGGCCTCGTCGGCGGCCGCCCCGATATCCGTCAGGATGGCTTCCTCGACCTTGGCGAGATCGATGTCTTCGGTGACGCTCATGGCGCGTTTCCCGTGTGGCCGGGCCTGCCGGCGGAAGTGGAAGGGTGGCGCAAACGAAAAGCCCCGCCGTTGGGCGGGGCTTCGACGGGTCTCAAGAGACCCGGGATCGAGAGGAGGTCCGATCCGGCTTCGACGCGTCCCGCGATCAGGCCGCGAGGGCGGCCTGCGCCTTGGCAACCAGGGCCTGGAACGCGTCCGGCTCGTGGATGGCGAGGTCCGACAGGACCTTGCGATCGACCTCGACGCCGGCCTTGTTCAGGCCGTCGATAAATCGGCTGTAGTTCATGTTCCAGTCGATCGCCCGAACCGCGGCGTTGATGCGCTGGATCCAGAGAGCCCGGAAATTGCGCTTCTTGTTGCGGCGGTCGCGATAGGCATACTGCATGCCCTTGTCGACGGCCGCCTTGGCGGTGCGGATGGTATTCTTGCGGCGGCCATAGTAGCCCTTGGCGGCCTTCAGAACCTTCTTATGCTTGGCGTGAGCGGTGACACCGCGCTTAACACGAGCCATGTCGTCAATCCTTTATCGGAAGAGGTCGGTGTCCGTTCACGCGTAGGGCATGAACTTGCGGATGATCTTCGCATCGCTCTCGCAGAGCACCGTGGTGCCGCGGGCGTTGCGCACGAACTTCGCAGTGCGCTTGATCATGCCGTGACGCTTGCCGGCCTGCTGGACCTTGACGTGACGGTTGGCGGTGAGCTTGAAGCGCTTCTTGGCGCCGCTCTTGGTCTTCATCTTGGGCATTTGGCTCTCGCATGTTGCGGAAGACGGTCGTGGCGAAGCGAC encodes:
- the rpmI gene encoding 50S ribosomal protein L35, translating into MPKMKTKSGAKKRFKLTANRHVKVQQAGKRHGMIKRTAKFVRNARGTTVLCESDAKIIRKFMPYA
- the pheS gene encoding phenylalanine--tRNA ligase subunit alpha yields the protein MSVTEDIDLAKVEEAILTDIGAAADEAALEAVRVAALGKKGSISERMKTLGALAPDERKAAGAAINAVKDRVSEALATRRVVLKDAALAERLARETVDVTLPARPNPAGEGRIHPISQVVDELTAIFADMGFRVAEGPDVETDYYNFTALNFPVGHPAREMHDTFFFHPDANGERKLLRTHTSPVQIRTMETEKPPIRVIIPGRTYRCDSDQTHTPMFHQVEGLVIDKTSTIGTMKWVLQEFCRAFFEVDHVEMRFRPSFFPFTEPSMEVDIRCDRSGPEIKFGEGDDWLEILGCGMIHPNVLKFGGIDPDEYQGFAWGMGIDRIAMLKYGMPDLRAFFDADARWIRHYGFRPLDLPTLFGGLSAQ
- the rplT gene encoding 50S ribosomal protein L20, which encodes MARVKRGVTAHAKHKKVLKAAKGYYGRRKNTIRTAKAAVDKGMQYAYRDRRNKKRNFRALWIQRINAAVRAIDWNMNYSRFIDGLNKAGVEVDRKVLSDLAIHEPDAFQALVAKAQAALAA